One Nitrosopumilus piranensis genomic region harbors:
- a CDS encoding methyltransferase domain-containing protein, with protein sequence MLQSSLEFLRCVRCGAKLELDVFLSEKEIVEGMLECKKCKLKFPIIHKIPILWDDFANYLSSRRILGGKLYNLVCSPKLKSFVKSSLSKKENDRSNLEEKWSKIYQNSKNSKFYFEVKKNLDALPSSKLVLEHGCSIGITTNHLADSNEMVFGLDRSFSALDIAKKHFKENLDYFVADSLCPVFGKLQFDLVLALNVLEIIEPRVLLKSISKQITKGHFVISDPYDFDRGPNSVKNPINESLLRINLTDLGFNVLSSTKKPSFIPWNLKLNPRATLNYKVDFVIAQKS encoded by the coding sequence ATGCTTCAATCAAGTCTTGAATTTTTGAGATGTGTGCGATGTGGAGCAAAGCTTGAACTTGATGTTTTTTTGTCTGAAAAAGAAATTGTTGAGGGAATGCTAGAATGCAAAAAATGTAAATTGAAATTTCCTATAATACACAAAATTCCAATTTTGTGGGATGACTTTGCCAATTATCTTTCTTCACGACGAATCTTGGGAGGAAAACTGTACAATCTTGTTTGCTCCCCAAAACTCAAGAGTTTTGTAAAATCTTCTTTGAGTAAAAAAGAAAATGACAGGAGCAACCTTGAAGAGAAATGGTCTAAAATTTACCAAAACAGCAAAAACTCCAAATTTTATTTTGAAGTAAAGAAAAATCTAGATGCTTTACCTTCATCAAAACTTGTCTTGGAGCATGGTTGCTCTATTGGAATAACTACTAATCATTTGGCTGATTCCAATGAGATGGTATTTGGTTTGGATCGTTCCTTTAGTGCATTAGACATTGCAAAAAAACATTTCAAAGAAAACTTGGATTACTTTGTAGCTGATTCACTTTGTCCTGTGTTTGGAAAATTACAGTTTGATTTAGTTTTGGCTCTAAACGTTTTAGAAATAATTGAACCAAGAGTCTTGCTAAAATCAATATCAAAACAGATCACTAAAGGCCATTTTGTAATCTCTGATCCATACGACTTTGATAGAGGTCCAAATTCTGTGAAAAATCCCATTAATGAATCTCTTTTGCGCATAAATTTGACAGATTTGGGATTTAATGTTTTGAGTTCTACAAAAAAACCATCCTTTATCCCCTGGAATCTGAAACTCAATCCACGAGCTACTCTAAACTACAAAGTAGATTTCGTAATAGCACAAAAATCCTAA
- a CDS encoding SirB1 family protein, whose protein sequence is MQEDFDPFVAEWYAFVKNPNFNLVEKCLKFAQILEYPDLEIEKYIEKINKMGMSLKESVSDVKNPTYLISMLNEHLFENLGYSGDDDDYYNPKNNFLNEVLDKKTGLPITISILYAEVAKFIGLDLKIVGFPSHILVKYNEEMILDPFYDGRLLDIDDLQEILDTNFGGEVEFKPEFLDEIRPEQILVRLTRNLKNSYVQSFVYDKALRCVNMVLAIEPESPEDIRDKGILEERLLNYESALKYLNKYLEINPNAEDVDFILELIRGIKTKN, encoded by the coding sequence TTGCAAGAAGACTTTGATCCATTTGTTGCAGAATGGTATGCATTTGTAAAAAATCCAAACTTTAACCTAGTTGAAAAGTGCCTCAAATTTGCACAGATTCTAGAATATCCAGATTTAGAGATTGAAAAGTATATTGAAAAGATCAACAAGATGGGAATGTCTCTAAAAGAGTCAGTAAGTGATGTAAAAAATCCAACATATCTGATTTCTATGTTAAATGAGCATCTCTTTGAGAATCTAGGATATAGTGGAGATGATGATGATTACTATAATCCAAAGAATAATTTTCTAAACGAAGTACTAGATAAAAAGACAGGTCTTCCAATCACTATTTCCATTCTTTATGCAGAAGTTGCAAAGTTTATTGGATTGGATCTAAAAATTGTAGGATTTCCCAGCCATATCTTGGTAAAATATAATGAAGAGATGATACTAGATCCATTTTATGATGGTCGATTACTAGACATTGATGACTTGCAAGAGATTCTTGACACAAATTTTGGAGGAGAGGTAGAATTTAAACCAGAATTCCTAGATGAGATTAGGCCTGAACAAATTCTAGTAAGACTAACACGAAATTTGAAGAACTCCTATGTTCAGTCTTTTGTTTATGACAAAGCACTACGTTGTGTTAACATGGTCTTGGCAATAGAACCAGAATCTCCTGAAGATATTAGAGATAAGGGAATATTAGAAGAACGACTACTAAATTATGAAAGCGCATTAAAATATTTGAATAAATATTTGGAGATTAATCCAAATGCCGAAGATGTAGATTTTATTTTAGAATTGATTAGAGGTATAAAGACAAAAAATTAA
- a CDS encoding mechanosensitive ion channel family protein: MVLEILDTQLTDGLTIWSLLVIGIIVFAGVIVARIARMIFNKKFAPTMSTHSVKTLNKLIYYGIIVIFLFAATASQGFDIGGLVVGAGFMGIVIGFAAQTVVSNMISGVFLLIEKPVKQGDTVEVVGDNVTGKLIDINTFSSKIQQFDGTVVRIPNEKMFTSNLRTFDLSEVRRSEVTVGIGYGEDIDKAIKTIKNAIEKNVVYSLMEPAPHFSVSELADNSVNILVRVWHPRDDLLEVMPTLLKVIKNALDAEGIEIPFPQRVVWDGKGT, translated from the coding sequence ATGGTATTAGAAATTCTTGACACTCAACTAACTGACGGACTAACCATTTGGAGTCTGCTGGTAATTGGAATCATAGTATTTGCAGGTGTAATTGTTGCAAGAATTGCTCGAATGATCTTCAACAAGAAATTTGCACCAACCATGTCCACACATTCTGTAAAGACCCTCAATAAACTGATCTATTATGGAATAATTGTAATCTTTCTTTTTGCTGCAACTGCAAGTCAAGGATTTGATATTGGTGGATTGGTAGTTGGCGCAGGATTTATGGGAATTGTAATTGGATTTGCAGCTCAAACAGTTGTTTCCAATATGATTTCTGGGGTATTCTTGCTAATTGAAAAACCTGTCAAACAAGGAGACACTGTTGAGGTAGTAGGAGATAATGTTACAGGTAAGTTAATTGACATTAACACATTTTCTTCAAAAATTCAGCAATTTGATGGAACAGTTGTACGTATTCCAAATGAAAAGATGTTTACATCTAATCTTAGAACATTTGATCTTTCTGAAGTTCGTAGAAGTGAGGTAACTGTAGGAATTGGATATGGTGAAGATATAGACAAGGCAATCAAAACTATCAAAAATGCAATTGAAAAAAATGTTGTTTATTCATTAATGGAACCTGCCCCTCATTTCTCAGTATCTGAACTTGCAGATAATAGTGTCAACATTTTAGTTCGCGTATGGCATCCACGTGATGATTTGCTAGAAGTAATGCCCACTTTACTCAAAGTAATCAAAAATGCCCTTGATGCTGAAGGCATAGAGATCCCATTCCCTCAAAGAGTCGTATGGGATGGAAAAGGAACTTGA
- a CDS encoding DUF432 domain-containing protein: MTDKFSDYGKYVISEKLDLELPKTQIHFSRKQDGRLSYHRIDSTNNEIKKSLSPSDSTEIELCPVLPLHLPAKKTHDLIFLRLEESIFVEKNSTANFLIQFPIEIGIFILNSEDKSKELFDCFTCEPMHSRYALYGTPENGSLCMYSKVKLLEGDESFPYIYAKMRVELKNNLSHGVSVGKLVFPITSHTIYYSDNSEVHIDDIKGTIREDTNKEIIKIKKVDYDKKDKDLQHVIYSENQDIGTFVMDKGFS; encoded by the coding sequence ATGACTGACAAGTTTTCAGATTATGGGAAATATGTAATCTCAGAGAAGCTTGACTTGGAACTTCCAAAAACACAGATACACTTTTCACGAAAACAAGATGGAAGACTCTCATATCATAGAATAGACTCTACAAATAATGAAATTAAAAAATCCCTTTCACCTTCAGATTCAACTGAAATAGAACTATGTCCAGTATTACCACTACATCTTCCAGCAAAGAAAACACATGATCTTATCTTTCTTAGATTAGAAGAATCAATATTTGTAGAAAAGAATTCAACTGCTAACTTTTTGATTCAGTTTCCAATTGAGATTGGGATTTTTATTCTAAATTCTGAGGATAAATCTAAGGAACTTTTTGACTGCTTTACATGTGAGCCTATGCATTCTAGATATGCACTGTATGGTACCCCCGAAAATGGTAGTCTCTGTATGTATTCTAAGGTAAAATTGTTAGAAGGGGATGAATCTTTTCCATATATTTATGCTAAAATGAGAGTTGAGCTAAAAAATAATCTCTCCCATGGCGTCTCTGTTGGAAAGCTAGTATTTCCAATTACCTCACATACAATATACTATTCAGATAATTCCGAGGTTCACATTGATGACATCAAAGGAACTATACGAGAAGACACAAACAAAGAGATAATTAAAATTAAAAAAGTTGATTATGATAAAAAAGATAAAGATCTGCAACATGTGATATATTCTGAAAATCAAGATATTGGCACATTTGTAATGGACAAGGGGTTTTCTTAG
- a CDS encoding metallophosphoesterase family protein, whose protein sequence is MIIVQISDLHVGSQFLEEKFNILVKEVNELNPDVIVITGDLTNEGLMKEYEKCKSLLDKFNTKKIIAISGNHDYRNTGYLLFKKFFPFQTVNELSEDVVLVTVGTARPDRNEGEVGYRQNLWLERTMKKYKDKIKIVAMHHHLIAIPDTGSDQLTVVDAGDVLRTVLDSKVDVVLCGHKHRPWAWNFRTLTVVNAGTATSERVRGLFENTYNILTISDKKVQVDLKIVGGKRVPIDEIVNNYSQFHDELDNT, encoded by the coding sequence ATGATAATAGTTCAAATCTCTGATCTGCATGTGGGATCTCAATTCCTAGAAGAAAAATTCAACATACTAGTCAAAGAAGTTAATGAACTCAATCCAGATGTAATTGTAATCACTGGAGATTTGACAAACGAGGGATTGATGAAAGAATATGAAAAATGTAAATCTCTATTAGATAAATTCAACACAAAAAAAATTATCGCAATTAGTGGGAATCATGATTACAGAAACACTGGTTATCTGCTATTCAAAAAGTTCTTTCCGTTTCAAACTGTTAATGAATTAAGTGAAGATGTAGTTTTGGTAACTGTTGGTACTGCCAGACCTGACAGAAACGAAGGGGAAGTTGGATATAGACAAAATCTTTGGCTTGAGAGAACTATGAAAAAATACAAAGATAAGATAAAGATTGTTGCAATGCATCATCATCTAATTGCAATTCCTGATACTGGTTCTGATCAACTTACTGTAGTTGATGCCGGTGATGTACTAAGAACAGTACTTGATTCCAAAGTTGATGTTGTATTATGTGGCCATAAACACAGACCATGGGCTTGGAACTTTAGAACACTAACTGTTGTAAATGCGGGTACTGCTACCTCTGAGAGAGTTCGTGGATTATTTGAAAACACATACAACATTTTAACAATTTCCGACAAAAAGGTCCAAGTTGATCTAAAAATTGTAGGTGGAAAACGTGTTCCAATTGATGAAATTGTGAACAATTACAGCCAATTTCATGACGAACTAGACAATACTTGA
- a CDS encoding isocitrate/isopropylmalate dehydrogenase family protein produces MSKKAAVMKGDGIGPEVVDSMLRVLKECNFQSELVLCEAGSEQWDKNGRKDASYIPDATMKILEESNCCFKGPTTTIPVPGAPRSVAVTLRQKFDLYANIRPTKTYDRLTPDRKLNCVCFREATEGLYTGVEAKITDDAAIAIRKITRHGSRRLIDSAVDWANKFNMKKMVAITKRNILKQTDGIFWDEAQKAVEGTDIELSEIYIDNMAQQMVIATEQFDGSVLVSTNLFMDIISELASALVGSIGLIYSANIGDNYAMFEAAHGSAPQFAGQNKVNPTATVLSGAWMADYLGEREVRDAIFAATEQVINEGKAVTWDIGGNASTTQMTDAIITYAKEKLRK; encoded by the coding sequence TTGAGTAAAAAAGCTGCAGTAATGAAAGGAGATGGTATTGGACCTGAAGTTGTAGATTCAATGCTAAGAGTTCTCAAGGAATGTAACTTTCAGTCAGAACTAGTTCTCTGTGAGGCAGGCTCAGAACAATGGGACAAAAACGGTAGAAAAGATGCATCATACATTCCAGATGCAACAATGAAGATTTTAGAAGAGTCAAACTGTTGTTTTAAGGGTCCTACTACTACAATTCCAGTTCCAGGTGCACCTAGAAGTGTTGCAGTTACATTAAGACAGAAATTTGATCTTTATGCAAACATCAGACCAACTAAAACTTATGATAGATTAACTCCAGATAGAAAGCTTAATTGCGTATGTTTTAGAGAAGCAACTGAAGGTCTCTATACAGGGGTAGAAGCAAAAATTACAGATGATGCAGCAATTGCAATTAGAAAAATTACAAGACATGGGAGTAGACGATTAATTGATTCAGCAGTAGATTGGGCAAACAAATTCAACATGAAAAAGATGGTTGCAATTACAAAAAGAAATATCCTAAAACAAACTGATGGGATTTTTTGGGATGAGGCACAAAAGGCAGTTGAGGGAACAGATATTGAATTGTCTGAAATTTACATTGATAATATGGCACAACAAATGGTAATTGCAACTGAGCAATTTGATGGTTCAGTACTGGTTAGTACCAATTTATTCATGGATATCATTTCAGAACTTGCATCAGCACTTGTAGGTTCAATTGGATTGATTTATTCTGCAAACATTGGAGATAATTATGCAATGTTTGAGGCAGCACATGGAAGTGCACCACAATTTGCAGGACAAAACAAAGTAAATCCAACTGCAACAGTTCTATCAGGAGCTTGGATGGCAGATTATCTAGGAGAGCGAGAAGTTAGAGACGCAATATTTGCTGCAACAGAACAAGTGATTAATGAAGGAAAGGCAGTAACATGGGATATTGGCGGTAATGCATCCACAACACAAATGACTGATGCAATTATCACATATGCAAAAGAAAAATTAAGAAAATAA
- a CDS encoding HemK2/MTQ2 family protein methyltransferase, giving the protein MQNKSSNDEYPPSEDTFFIANNIENEKGEYALDIGSGSGYLTKLLTENFSLVVGTDINCNVLQHQSSYKTHNLICCNASDALKIKFDFIVCNLPYLATDEILDVATDGGAEGFEIPKKIFNSALKNLKEGGKFVFVTSSLSNYQKLIDYAQKLGLKTRIIAKKKLFFEELILVEAIN; this is encoded by the coding sequence TTGCAAAACAAATCCTCAAATGATGAATATCCTCCATCTGAGGATACCTTTTTCATTGCAAACAATATTGAAAATGAAAAAGGAGAATATGCGCTAGACATTGGAAGTGGTTCGGGATATCTTACAAAATTGTTGACTGAAAATTTTTCTTTAGTTGTTGGAACTGATATTAATTGTAATGTATTACAACATCAAAGCTCATACAAAACACATAATCTAATTTGCTGCAATGCCTCAGATGCATTAAAAATAAAATTTGATTTTATTGTGTGTAATCTTCCTTATTTGGCAACTGATGAAATTTTAGATGTTGCTACTGATGGTGGCGCAGAAGGATTTGAGATTCCAAAAAAGATCTTTAATTCTGCCTTGAAAAATCTTAAAGAAGGTGGCAAGTTTGTCTTTGTTACGTCATCTCTTTCAAACTATCAAAAACTCATAGATTACGCACAAAAACTAGGTTTGAAGACACGAATTATAGCAAAAAAGAAACTTTTCTTTGAGGAACTAATTCTTGTAGAAGCAATTAACTAA
- a CDS encoding ribosomal RNA small subunit methyltransferase A: protein MIKRKLLGQHFLNSKEIAESIVSEAKITKNDIVLEIGTGLGILTPLLCKKAKKIISVDADQNLIKKARIEFSDFENLVLKSGDGFKTKDSFSIFVSNLPYSKSKDAIEWLAQCSFSHGIIMVQKEFAEKLVAKSKNRRAISIIATYAFDIEKISNVRKNNFSPPPKVDSVILKITKKDNMDKKLISTINEIFSYRRKTVKNILKQFNKETVIEKRVDDLTGDEIVNLAKQILK, encoded by the coding sequence ATGATAAAGAGAAAATTACTCGGACAACACTTTCTCAACTCAAAGGAAATTGCAGAATCTATTGTATCTGAGGCTAAAATTACAAAAAATGACATTGTTTTAGAAATTGGAACTGGATTGGGCATACTTACTCCATTATTGTGCAAAAAAGCAAAAAAGATAATTTCAGTTGATGCTGATCAAAATCTTATCAAAAAAGCACGAATAGAATTTTCAGATTTTGAGAATCTTGTGTTAAAATCAGGAGATGGATTTAAGACAAAGGACTCTTTTTCTATTTTTGTCTCAAATTTGCCATACTCTAAGAGCAAGGATGCTATAGAGTGGTTGGCTCAATGCTCATTTTCTCATGGAATAATAATGGTCCAAAAGGAATTTGCAGAAAAACTTGTTGCAAAGTCAAAAAATAGAAGGGCAATAAGCATTATTGCAACTTATGCATTTGATATTGAAAAAATATCTAATGTCAGAAAGAATAATTTTTCACCGCCTCCAAAAGTTGATTCTGTAATTCTAAAAATAACAAAGAAAGATAATATGGACAAGAAACTAATTTCTACAATTAATGAGATCTTTTCATACCGAAGAAAGACTGTAAAAAATATTCTAAAGCAATTCAACAAAGAAACTGTAATAGAGAAACGTGTTGATGACTTGACAGGAGATGAAATAGTAAACCTTGCAAAACAAATCCTCAAATGA
- a CDS encoding DUF655 domain-containing protein, which translates to MYRAQSPPRKYEEYAYVLDFNPRGKSSTVRGREGIIITGIGEDRLTILEILGVANSTFEVGEKIYIGKEGRTKVQSVLGKMEYDKISSSAQSELQNVVENIVTENESKFVEYLNKAQPLTPRIHALELIPGIGKTYMKTMLEEREKKQFESYEDLQERVGFKEPIKHITERIMDEITGESRMNLFVKR; encoded by the coding sequence TTGTATAGGGCACAATCCCCACCTAGAAAGTATGAGGAATATGCATACGTTCTAGATTTTAACCCCCGTGGAAAATCATCTACTGTAAGAGGAAGAGAAGGAATAATCATTACTGGAATTGGTGAGGATAGACTAACAATATTGGAAATTCTTGGAGTAGCAAATTCTACATTTGAAGTTGGTGAGAAAATCTATATCGGAAAAGAAGGGCGAACCAAAGTTCAATCTGTTTTAGGTAAAATGGAATATGATAAAATATCTTCATCTGCTCAAAGTGAATTACAAAATGTTGTGGAAAATATTGTAACTGAGAATGAATCAAAATTTGTAGAATACCTAAACAAAGCACAACCTCTAACTCCTAGAATACATGCATTAGAATTGATTCCAGGTATTGGCAAAACATACATGAAAACAATGTTAGAAGAACGAGAAAAGAAACAATTTGAGAGCTATGAAGATTTGCAAGAGCGAGTTGGATTCAAAGAACCAATTAAACACATCACAGAGCGAATAATGGATGAAATAACTGGTGAAAGTAGAATGAATCTCTTTGTTAAGAGATGA
- a CDS encoding RNA polymerase Rpb4 has product MEEVQKKQAISLSEVKEILGKVDPEDMDQIQRWTYDYVSKFVSIDPKNAKEMKKKLIKECELTEDEAVEIVNIRPTSMAELRSFTFGWKKLILAETLEKMLNIIKEHS; this is encoded by the coding sequence ATGGAAGAAGTACAAAAGAAACAAGCTATTTCTCTTTCAGAAGTTAAAGAAATCTTAGGTAAAGTCGATCCTGAAGATATGGATCAAATCCAACGTTGGACCTATGATTATGTTTCAAAATTTGTATCAATTGATCCTAAAAATGCAAAAGAGATGAAGAAAAAACTCATCAAGGAATGTGAATTAACAGAAGATGAAGCTGTTGAAATTGTCAACATTAGACCAACAAGTATGGCAGAATTACGTTCTTTCACGTTTGGTTGGAAAAAATTAATTCTTGCTGAAACTCTAGAAAAAATGCTCAATATAATCAAGGAGCACTCTTAA
- a CDS encoding 50S ribosomal protein L21, whose product MATKKSSGRSHGFKHKSRSVMKKKSPRGVSFLLREYKEGQQALVIIDPRQHKGLPHRRYHGKVGMITNVGRRAITLDVKLGEKSKTLITRLDHIKPFGV is encoded by the coding sequence TCTTCTGGTCGTTCACATGGATTTAAACACAAATCTAGATCAGTTATGAAGAAAAAGTCTCCTAGAGGCGTTTCATTCCTGTTACGTGAATACAAAGAAGGTCAGCAAGCACTTGTCATTATTGATCCTAGACAGCACAAGGGATTACCTCACAGACGATATCATGGAAAAGTTGGTATGATTACAAATGTAGGTAGACGTGCTATCACTCTAGATGTAAAATTAGGAGAAAAATCGAAAACCTTAATCACTAGATTGGATCACATAAAACCATTCGGTGTATAA